Proteins encoded by one window of Candidatus Hinthialibacter antarcticus:
- a CDS encoding acylneuraminate cytidylyltransferase family protein, whose protein sequence is MGVSSLSKTLCIVPARGGSKGLPRKNVRLLGGAPLITHTIRAAKQSRIGSALVSTDDDEIAAIARDAGAEVPFMRPADLSNDQASSLSVLQHALQFAEADGHQIETVVFMQPTSPFRQAQHINEALDLFQQCGKNSVISVTSVEEFHPYFMFDRKDDGELNTLFDLKERPLRRQDLPSYYRINGAIYISRRSYYENLPPDAAIFDWNSCGGYVMDASSSIDINDYIDFQRAELMFTEQPK, encoded by the coding sequence ATGGGCGTTTCTTCTCTTTCAAAAACTTTGTGTATTGTCCCGGCGCGCGGCGGCTCGAAGGGCTTGCCGCGTAAAAACGTACGCCTCTTGGGCGGAGCGCCTCTCATCACCCACACCATCCGCGCCGCCAAACAAAGCCGGATCGGCAGTGCGCTGGTTTCGACCGACGATGATGAAATCGCCGCCATCGCGCGCGACGCCGGGGCGGAGGTTCCCTTTATGCGTCCGGCGGATCTATCTAACGATCAAGCGTCATCATTGTCGGTGTTACAACATGCGCTTCAGTTTGCCGAAGCAGACGGTCATCAAATTGAGACGGTCGTGTTCATGCAACCGACCTCGCCCTTTCGACAGGCGCAGCATATTAATGAAGCCCTCGATTTATTTCAGCAATGCGGCAAGAATTCAGTCATCTCCGTGACCAGCGTCGAAGAGTTCCACCCTTACTTTATGTTTGACCGGAAAGACGACGGAGAACTCAACACGCTATTTGATCTAAAAGAGCGTCCCTTACGCCGACAAGACTTGCCTTCATATTATCGAATTAACGGCGCGATCTATATTTCACGTCGGTCCTACTATGAAAATCTACCGCCTGACGCGGCGATTTTTGATTGGAACTCATGCGGCGGTTATGTCATGGACGCATCGAGTTCAATTGATATTAACGATTACATTGACTTTCAACGCGCGGAACTGATGTTTACGGAGCAACCAAAATGA